One Catalinimonas alkaloidigena DNA window includes the following coding sequences:
- a CDS encoding beta-ketoacyl-ACP synthase III, whose translation MATIGAAITAVGGWVPPYRLTNQELEKLVDTNDEWIRTRTGIRERRILKGEGQGTSVMATKAVEELCQKRNLDPAEIDAVICATISPDMLFPCTANLVCEAVGAKNALSFDMLAACSGFIYALETGANYIRSGLYKKVVVIGADKMSATINYQDRETCVIFGDGAGAVLLEPNDEGLGVIDAILRTDASGKDLIFLRGGGSAHPMTEESVRRGDQYFKQDGRAVFKHAVTRMADAAEQMMVRHGLSSDDVAYLVPHQANQRIIKATAERMGVDMSKVLVNIDRYGNTTGGTIPLCLWDWETTFKKGDNLILAAFGGGFTWGSIYLKWAYDARQN comes from the coding sequence ATGGCCACAATTGGCGCCGCCATAACGGCAGTGGGAGGTTGGGTTCCCCCGTATCGCCTGACGAATCAAGAACTGGAGAAACTGGTCGACACGAACGACGAATGGATTCGTACGCGGACGGGCATTCGTGAGCGACGTATTCTGAAAGGCGAAGGGCAGGGAACGTCGGTGATGGCCACAAAAGCCGTAGAAGAGTTGTGCCAGAAGCGCAACCTCGACCCCGCTGAGATCGACGCGGTGATTTGCGCGACCATTTCGCCCGACATGCTGTTCCCCTGTACGGCCAATCTGGTATGCGAGGCCGTCGGTGCTAAAAATGCCCTGAGCTTCGACATGCTGGCGGCTTGTTCCGGCTTTATCTACGCATTGGAAACGGGCGCGAACTACATCCGCTCGGGCTTATACAAGAAAGTGGTGGTGATTGGCGCGGACAAAATGTCGGCCACCATCAACTACCAGGACCGGGAAACGTGTGTGATTTTCGGTGATGGCGCGGGTGCGGTGTTGCTGGAACCCAACGACGAAGGCCTGGGGGTAATCGATGCTATTCTGCGGACTGATGCTTCGGGGAAAGACCTTATTTTTCTACGGGGCGGCGGCTCAGCCCATCCCATGACTGAAGAGTCGGTACGGCGGGGTGACCAGTACTTTAAGCAAGACGGGCGGGCGGTTTTCAAACACGCCGTTACCCGCATGGCCGATGCCGCCGAGCAAATGATGGTACGCCACGGCCTCAGCAGCGACGACGTGGCCTACCTGGTGCCGCATCAGGCCAACCAGCGTATCATCAAAGCTACCGCCGAGCGGATGGGGGTCGACATGAGCAAGGTGCTGGTCAACATCGACCGTTACGGCAACACCACCGGGGGCACCATTCCACTCTGCCTGTGGGACTGGGAAACCACGTTCAAAAAAGGCGATAACCTGATTCTGGCGGCATTTGGTGGGGGCTTCACCTGGGGTTCCATCTACCTGAAATGGGCCTACGACGCGCGCCAGAACTGA
- a CDS encoding phage tail protein, with protein MSSKRLINQLSIPPGTLVAFAGHESAIPEGWLLCNGRYLSVDDERFQNLFTAIGYTWGGNREKGFRLPDLDGYFLRGVTVDTTRDYGLAERFKVGEDGEKIDASGVGSYQLDATALPRSRVFLGGTSTAGSHSHAEQESRFPNPDEYGTLASGGVPSKRRVNTSESGNHVHSVFINRGGDRETRPANVAVYYIIKM; from the coding sequence GTGTCTTCAAAACGGCTGATCAACCAGCTCAGCATTCCGCCGGGTACGCTGGTGGCTTTTGCCGGACACGAGTCGGCCATTCCGGAAGGGTGGCTTCTGTGCAACGGACGGTACCTGAGCGTGGACGACGAGCGGTTTCAGAACCTGTTCACGGCCATTGGTTACACCTGGGGGGGCAACCGCGAAAAAGGCTTCCGGTTACCTGACCTGGACGGTTACTTCCTGCGGGGCGTGACGGTCGACACCACCCGCGACTACGGCCTGGCCGAACGCTTCAAGGTAGGGGAAGATGGAGAGAAAATCGATGCTTCGGGGGTGGGTTCGTACCAGCTCGATGCTACGGCGCTGCCCCGCTCCCGGGTTTTTCTGGGAGGAACGTCCACGGCGGGCAGCCACTCGCATGCGGAACAGGAGAGCCGCTTTCCGAATCCGGACGAGTACGGTACGCTGGCGTCGGGCGGGGTGCCGAGCAAACGCCGCGTCAACACGAGCGAATCGGGCAATCACGTGCACAGTGTGTTCATCAACCGGGGCGGCGACCGCGAAACCCGGCCCGCCAACGTAGCGGTCTACTACATCATCAAGATGTAG
- a CDS encoding creatininase family protein has translation MSPRPYVLAETNWKAVQQTDYQVAVLPWGATEAHNYHMPYATDNYQCDYIAAEACRQAWEQGVKAVALPTIPFGVNTGQLDIKLDLNLNPSTQLIILRDLIDVVQRAGISRFVVLNGHGGNDFKQMLRELQPQFPDVFLCLINWFKVEPRDGYFQHPGDHADEMETSVMMHIQPDLVLDLSEAGSGAFKTLKLEGFRKGWAWAQREWSKATVDTGTGNPAEATADKGRRYLEAVTQHVGRFLVELSRHSVDELYG, from the coding sequence ATGTCACCACGCCCGTACGTCCTGGCCGAAACCAACTGGAAAGCCGTTCAGCAAACTGACTATCAGGTCGCTGTATTGCCCTGGGGGGCCACCGAAGCCCATAATTACCACATGCCCTACGCAACCGACAACTACCAATGCGACTACATTGCGGCGGAGGCATGCCGGCAGGCGTGGGAGCAGGGAGTGAAGGCGGTCGCACTGCCGACCATCCCGTTTGGCGTCAATACCGGCCAGTTGGACATCAAGCTGGACCTGAACCTGAACCCCAGCACGCAACTGATCATCCTGCGCGATTTGATCGACGTCGTGCAGCGGGCGGGCATCTCCAGATTTGTGGTGCTGAACGGACACGGGGGCAACGATTTCAAGCAGATGCTGCGCGAGTTGCAACCTCAGTTTCCGGACGTGTTTCTTTGCCTGATCAACTGGTTCAAAGTGGAGCCGCGCGACGGATACTTTCAGCATCCGGGCGACCACGCCGACGAAATGGAAACCAGTGTGATGATGCACATCCAACCCGATTTGGTGCTCGACCTGTCGGAAGCGGGCAGCGGTGCGTTCAAAACGTTGAAGCTGGAAGGATTCCGGAAAGGGTGGGCCTGGGCCCAGCGCGAGTGGAGCAAAGCCACCGTCGACACCGGAACGGGCAATCCGGCCGAAGCCACGGCCGACAAGGGCCGACGCTACCTGGAAGCGGTCACCCAGCACGTCGGGCGCTTTCTGGTAGAACTGTCGCGCCACTCCGTCGACGAACTCTACGGCTGA
- the ettA gene encoding energy-dependent translational throttle protein EttA, with the protein MSSETIIFSMNGVNKIHPPKKQVLKNIYLSFFYGAKIGVIGLNGSGKSSLLRIIAGKDKDYQGEVAFSSGYSIGMLEQEPELDPTKTVREVVEEGVQEVVSLLKEFEAINMQFAEPDADFEKLMARQAEVQDKLERHNAWELDTKLEKAMDALRCPPADAVIGNLSGGEKRRVALCRLLLQEPDVLLLDEPTNHLDAESVHWLEQHLQLYKGTVIAVTHDRYFLDNVAGWILELDRGEGIPWKGNYSSWLEQKQQRLAQEEKSESKRQKTLERELEWVRMAPKARQAKSKARLSAYEKMVGEEARQREEKLELFIPPGPRLGTKVIEAKGVSKAYGDRLLFEDLTFALPPGGIVGVIGPNGAGKTTLFKLITGQEKPDAGDFEVGTTVEMAYVDQEHDQLEANKSVFETISGGTDQMMLGGRMVNARAYVSRFNFTGADQEKKVGTLSGGERNRVHLAMMLKQGANLILLDEPTNDLDVNTLRALEEALENFGGCAVVISHDRWFLDRIATHILAFEGNSQVYYFEGNYTDYEESRRQRLGDEGPKRIRYKKLV; encoded by the coding sequence ATGAGCAGCGAAACCATCATATTTTCTATGAACGGGGTGAACAAAATTCATCCTCCCAAGAAGCAAGTCCTTAAAAATATATACCTGTCGTTTTTCTACGGAGCAAAAATCGGGGTGATCGGTCTGAACGGCTCCGGAAAGTCGTCGCTGTTGCGCATCATCGCCGGTAAAGACAAAGACTACCAGGGCGAAGTGGCCTTCTCGTCGGGCTATTCGATCGGCATGCTGGAACAGGAGCCCGAACTGGACCCGACCAAGACCGTCCGCGAGGTGGTAGAAGAGGGCGTGCAGGAAGTGGTCAGCCTGCTGAAGGAGTTCGAAGCCATCAACATGCAGTTTGCCGAACCGGATGCCGATTTCGAGAAGCTGATGGCCCGCCAGGCCGAAGTGCAGGACAAACTGGAGCGGCACAACGCCTGGGAACTGGACACCAAGCTGGAAAAAGCGATGGACGCGCTGCGCTGCCCGCCCGCCGACGCGGTGATCGGCAACCTGTCGGGTGGGGAAAAACGTCGTGTGGCCCTGTGCCGCCTCCTGTTGCAGGAACCGGATGTGCTGCTGCTCGACGAACCGACCAACCACCTTGATGCCGAATCGGTCCACTGGCTGGAGCAACACTTGCAGCTGTACAAAGGCACGGTAATCGCCGTAACGCACGACCGCTACTTCCTCGACAACGTGGCGGGGTGGATTCTGGAACTGGATCGGGGCGAGGGCATTCCGTGGAAAGGCAACTATTCGTCGTGGCTGGAACAGAAACAGCAGCGCCTGGCGCAGGAAGAAAAGTCGGAATCGAAACGGCAGAAGACGCTGGAGCGCGAGCTGGAATGGGTACGCATGGCACCCAAAGCCCGCCAGGCCAAGTCGAAAGCCCGCCTGAGCGCTTACGAGAAGATGGTGGGCGAAGAGGCGCGTCAGCGAGAAGAGAAACTGGAACTGTTCATTCCGCCGGGGCCGCGGCTGGGGACCAAAGTCATCGAGGCCAAAGGCGTGTCCAAAGCCTACGGCGACCGTCTGCTGTTCGAAGACCTGACGTTTGCGCTGCCTCCGGGCGGCATTGTGGGGGTGATCGGACCGAACGGCGCGGGGAAAACCACGCTCTTTAAACTCATTACGGGGCAGGAAAAACCTGACGCCGGCGATTTCGAAGTGGGCACCACGGTCGAAATGGCCTACGTCGATCAGGAGCACGATCAGCTCGAAGCCAACAAATCGGTCTTCGAAACCATTTCGGGCGGAACCGACCAGATGATGCTGGGCGGCCGCATGGTCAACGCCCGCGCGTACGTCAGTCGCTTCAACTTTACCGGTGCCGATCAGGAGAAGAAAGTCGGCACGCTGTCGGGTGGTGAGCGCAACCGCGTGCACCTGGCGATGATGCTGAAGCAAGGCGCGAACCTGATTCTACTCGATGAACCGACCAACGACCTGGACGTGAACACCCTCCGGGCGCTGGAAGAAGCCCTGGAAAACTTCGGTGGCTGCGCCGTGGTCATTTCGCACGACCGGTGGTTCCTCGATCGCATCGCGACGCACATCCTGGCGTTCGAAGGCAACTCGCAGGTGTACTACTTCGAGGGCAACTACACCGACTACGAAGAAAGCCGCCGCCAGCGCCTCGGCGACGAAGGCCCGAAGCGGATTCGCTACAAAAAACTGGTTTAG
- a CDS encoding DUF349 domain-containing protein — protein MQDASEYGFVRDGNVYLKASERFPERVVGEVKESEEASIEYFVQRYEQLHQKLEALFADIERAQNKGSYLMKLLHLREQLASYDAIGDFEALANQLEAKEQEIRAGIEQNRIKNLEIKRALLQEAELLKESTDWKETAEKMKELKTRWLKTGAVQKEHHDTLEGQFETSLNYFFERRKAFFEDRRQLTEERIGRYEELIQKAEALRNNGAPTSQLQNSLRALHDEWKSVGGIPKAKSAELWSSFKKISDDIFRKTKRDKGGNKRMARDKFLQTNLDIKRQLCKEATELSALELPQAIERAKTLQAHWKNTGPIPAEYRQELNETFATACDRVFEESYLLRVTQARNPNFRAKSATEQVSLKISVLYDLIRKDESELLTFEENFQNINVTDQSQPMNKLLQAKLRSNQRKLRIKQTLLQELKEEKQKLKD, from the coding sequence ATGCAGGATGCGAGCGAATACGGGTTCGTACGAGACGGTAATGTGTATTTAAAAGCTTCTGAGCGCTTTCCGGAGCGGGTCGTGGGCGAGGTGAAAGAGTCGGAAGAAGCTTCTATCGAGTATTTTGTGCAGCGTTACGAGCAGCTCCACCAGAAACTGGAGGCGTTGTTTGCGGACATTGAGCGGGCGCAGAACAAGGGGTCGTACCTGATGAAGCTGCTCCACCTACGCGAACAACTCGCCTCGTACGACGCCATCGGCGACTTTGAAGCGCTGGCGAACCAACTCGAAGCCAAAGAGCAGGAAATCCGGGCGGGCATCGAACAGAACCGGATCAAAAATCTGGAGATCAAACGTGCGCTGTTGCAAGAAGCCGAGTTGCTGAAAGAAAGCACCGACTGGAAAGAGACGGCCGAGAAGATGAAGGAGCTCAAAACGCGCTGGCTGAAGACCGGTGCCGTACAGAAAGAGCACCACGATACACTGGAAGGGCAGTTTGAAACGTCTTTGAATTACTTTTTCGAGCGCCGCAAAGCCTTTTTCGAAGACCGCCGGCAACTGACCGAAGAGCGCATCGGCCGCTACGAAGAGCTGATTCAGAAGGCCGAAGCCCTGCGCAACAACGGCGCACCAACCTCGCAGTTGCAAAACAGCTTGCGTGCGCTGCACGACGAATGGAAAAGCGTGGGCGGCATTCCGAAAGCCAAATCGGCGGAACTGTGGTCGAGCTTCAAGAAGATCAGCGACGATATTTTCCGGAAAACCAAGCGCGACAAAGGCGGTAACAAGCGAATGGCGCGCGATAAATTTTTGCAGACCAACCTGGACATCAAACGCCAGCTCTGCAAAGAAGCGACCGAACTGAGCGCACTGGAGTTGCCGCAGGCCATCGAGCGCGCCAAAACGCTTCAGGCCCACTGGAAAAACACCGGGCCGATTCCGGCCGAATACCGTCAGGAACTGAACGAGACCTTTGCGACCGCCTGCGACCGGGTGTTTGAAGAAAGTTACCTGCTGCGCGTGACGCAGGCCCGTAATCCTAACTTCCGTGCCAAGTCGGCGACCGAACAGGTTTCGCTGAAGATTTCGGTGCTTTACGACCTGATTCGCAAGGACGAGTCCGAGCTGCTGACGTTCGAAGAAAACTTTCAGAACATCAACGTAACGGACCAAAGCCAACCGATGAACAAATTGTTGCAGGCGAAACTGCGCTCCAACCAGCGCAAACTGCGCATCAAGCAGACGCTCCTTCAGGAACTGAAGGAAGAAAAGCAGAAGCTGAAGGATTAG
- a CDS encoding ABC transporter permease, protein MKLFKLTWESFRFAAQALRSNLLRTTLSLLGVTIGIFSIIAVYTLVDSLERGIRESVAFLGDDVIYVQKWPWSFGPNYPWWKYVNRPEPDMQDFRFLQTHLESHNGLAVFSDQGGQTIRYRNNSISDANLEGITYEFNKVSSVPIESGRYFSYQETERGRPVAIIGAEIAENLFGGRDPIGQTIKIKSLPFTVVGVMERQGSNLLDAPSVDNNCLIPLPVFSKFFASSIRGSLVIAVKGREEDQDLMGLEGELQGLMRAARGLKPRQEDDFALNRPEMVANQITSIFSVVTLTGTVIGLFSILVGGFGIANIMFVSVRERTNLIGIQKALGAKNYFILFQFLFEAILLSIIGGLTGLLLVFLLTFIPLGSLNVVLTVKNIIVGLAISTVIGVLSGIVPAIIASMMNPVEAIRSS, encoded by the coding sequence CTGAAACTGTTCAAACTCACCTGGGAAAGCTTTCGATTCGCGGCCCAGGCCCTTCGTTCCAATCTGTTGCGTACCACACTGTCGCTGCTGGGCGTAACGATCGGCATCTTCTCCATCATTGCGGTATACACCCTGGTCGATTCCCTGGAACGCGGCATTCGGGAGAGCGTAGCCTTTCTGGGCGACGATGTGATCTACGTGCAAAAATGGCCCTGGTCGTTCGGTCCTAATTACCCCTGGTGGAAATACGTAAACCGGCCCGAACCGGATATGCAGGATTTTCGCTTTTTGCAAACGCACCTGGAAAGCCACAACGGACTAGCCGTTTTTTCAGACCAGGGCGGGCAAACCATTCGCTACCGCAACAACAGCATCAGCGACGCCAACCTGGAAGGCATCACTTACGAGTTCAACAAAGTGTCGAGCGTGCCCATCGAGTCGGGACGTTATTTTAGCTATCAGGAAACCGAACGGGGACGCCCGGTGGCCATCATCGGGGCCGAAATCGCCGAGAATTTATTCGGTGGGCGCGACCCCATCGGGCAGACCATCAAGATCAAAAGCCTGCCGTTTACGGTCGTCGGGGTGATGGAACGGCAGGGTAGCAACCTGCTGGACGCCCCCAGTGTAGACAACAACTGCCTGATTCCGTTGCCGGTGTTCAGCAAGTTTTTTGCGTCGAGCATTCGCGGATCGCTCGTAATTGCCGTCAAAGGAAGGGAAGAGGACCAAGACCTGATGGGCCTGGAGGGCGAACTACAAGGGCTGATGCGGGCGGCCCGGGGCCTGAAACCCCGTCAGGAAGATGATTTTGCGCTGAACCGTCCCGAAATGGTCGCCAACCAGATCACCAGCATTTTCAGTGTGGTGACTCTGACGGGCACCGTCATCGGATTGTTCTCCATTTTGGTGGGGGGCTTCGGCATTGCCAACATCATGTTCGTCTCGGTGCGGGAGCGTACCAACCTGATCGGCATCCAAAAAGCACTGGGCGCTAAAAACTACTTTATCCTGTTCCAGTTTCTGTTCGAGGCGATTCTGCTGAGCATCATCGGAGGGCTGACCGGTCTGCTGCTGGTGTTTCTGCTGACGTTTATTCCGCTCGGCTCGCTGAACGTGGTGCTGACGGTCAAGAACATCATCGTCGGGCTGGCCATCTCGACGGTCATCGGCGTGCTGTCGGGCATTGTGCCGGCCATCATCGCCTCGATGATGAATCCCGTAGAAGCCATCCGGTCCAGCTAA
- the queA gene encoding tRNA preQ1(34) S-adenosylmethionine ribosyltransferase-isomerase QueA, translating into MKLSQFKFDLPPELIAQHPTDNRDESRLMVVHRDTGKIEHRIFKDVLDYFDEGDVFVVNDTQVFPARLYGRKEKTGAKIEVFLLRELNASAHLWDVLVDPARKIRVGNKLYFGDGELVAEVIDNTTSRGRTIRFLYDGDEKDFHKMIDTLGETPLLKEYINRDVTKNDRERYQTIFAKNKGAVAAPTAGMHFTPQLIKRLAIKGIDIVPITLHIGLGTFREVDVEDLTKHKTDSENFVVTDQTADMVNTALDEKRRICAIGTTSMRALESSVSANNRLKANQGWTDRFIFPPYDFKIANALVTNFQLPQSTLLMLACAFGGYDLIMNAYEVAIKERYRFFSYGDAMLIV; encoded by the coding sequence ATGAAATTATCTCAATTCAAGTTTGACCTGCCGCCTGAGCTCATCGCGCAGCACCCTACCGATAACCGCGATGAATCGCGTCTGATGGTGGTTCACCGTGATACCGGCAAAATCGAACACCGTATTTTCAAAGATGTACTCGATTATTTCGACGAAGGCGACGTCTTCGTGGTGAACGATACGCAGGTGTTTCCGGCACGGCTCTACGGGCGCAAGGAGAAAACGGGTGCCAAAATTGAGGTATTCCTGCTACGCGAATTGAATGCCTCGGCGCATTTGTGGGACGTGCTGGTCGATCCGGCGCGTAAAATCCGCGTGGGCAATAAGCTGTATTTCGGCGACGGCGAACTGGTGGCGGAAGTGATCGATAACACGACTTCGCGCGGGCGAACCATCCGGTTCCTCTACGACGGCGACGAGAAGGACTTCCACAAGATGATCGATACGCTGGGCGAAACGCCTCTGCTGAAGGAGTACATCAACCGGGATGTCACCAAGAACGACCGCGAACGGTACCAAACCATTTTCGCCAAAAACAAGGGGGCCGTGGCAGCGCCTACGGCGGGGATGCACTTTACGCCACAGCTCATCAAGCGGCTGGCCATCAAAGGCATCGACATTGTTCCGATCACCCTGCACATTGGGTTGGGTACGTTCCGCGAAGTAGACGTAGAAGACCTGACCAAGCACAAGACCGATTCGGAAAACTTTGTGGTGACCGACCAAACGGCCGACATGGTGAATACCGCGCTTGACGAAAAGAGACGCATTTGTGCGATCGGGACCACCTCGATGCGCGCGCTGGAATCGTCGGTTTCGGCTAACAATCGCCTAAAGGCGAACCAGGGCTGGACCGACCGGTTTATCTTCCCTCCGTACGATTTTAAAATTGCCAACGCGCTGGTGACCAACTTCCAGTTGCCGCAGTCAACGCTGCTGATGCTGGCCTGCGCGTTCGGTGGGTACGACCTGATCATGAACGCGTACGAAGTAGCCATCAAAGAACGGTATCGGTTCTTCAGCTACGGCGACGCCATGCTGATCGTCTGA
- a CDS encoding T9SS type A sorting domain-containing protein translates to MSFLNYFRQTKKRGYGLKAGTVLLLCALSFPGVSQTTSGWTRLPDAPQARTEGIGVFYQNKLYYFNGFSQGNTIIHSGTRYDLATDTWTPLPAMPLLPSGERSSVTHSGFTLVDDVVWLVGGRIGSNPGPVTDLVWKYHITEARWEAGPALPQPTGGGGLARVGNELHYIGGFDASALCDVSYHFVFDLTRPEKGWQDRTSTSPLPNPRNHFGTVVLEGKIYTIGGQKGHDKDPSGSCQSGYDIWDVHVYDPVTDRWKELAPFKRNDSHIETSSFALDGKIYTFGGQRWGYEVHSYDPATDRWSTLKEYEMPERLLDPVARVIGNKLLLTMGGAPSSDLPTSRTWVRDFERTPVRKLGFAPGQLALSLESGQSKSVTAVLHNTAEAVTYTLRTDAWPTWLKANPTKGTAQASDEAVTFTVDAQGLAAGTYTVPCTAEASGYTSATLTLTVTVKPATTNQVPVADAGPDQTVSDADRDGVEAVTLDGSASSDPDGNQTISSYSWREGGQQIASGKTGTVSLAVGVHQITLLVTDQQGAQSTDQVTIDVRAVAPAPPPTSTALWLEAECAEVGDAWRIKSSIDASNRGIVTRKGRYGHWPSDEAADRVRFNFSVNSSGTYHIFGRIRAMTSNRNSFWVRVDDGDWRLWEMPVNKEYDWYEKDGGAVRLSAGAHTIDIGYREPNTNLDKLYISTSDAAPSGLGGTAPACGTPPSTEEPELVWLEAECGDVGTQWQTGTSSEASQGVYLFSSTYGFLPSGQASRRVRFTWEVSEEGTYYLFGRVLSLSANRNSFWIRVNEGRWEKWGLPHNDEFQWVEQGRVALQAGENTLDIEYREPYTYLDKLCVSSSAATPTGLGQEGDCATDVDVRQPTLPPATAQPGVMAASLFPNPAQRTTSLILSELLPEVPVSIQVVDALGRVWFVQQLVPEGDALEYELATEALPTGLYTIQISQGEQQHLQKLVKE, encoded by the coding sequence ATGTCTTTTTTAAACTATTTCCGCCAGACGAAGAAGCGCGGGTACGGCCTGAAGGCAGGCACTGTTCTTCTTCTCTGCGCACTCTCTTTTCCAGGGGTAAGCCAGACTACTTCGGGCTGGACCCGACTTCCGGATGCACCCCAGGCCCGTACCGAAGGCATTGGGGTCTTTTACCAGAATAAGCTGTATTACTTCAACGGCTTTAGCCAGGGCAACACCATCATCCATTCGGGCACCCGGTACGATCTGGCGACCGACACCTGGACGCCTCTTCCGGCCATGCCTTTGTTGCCCAGTGGCGAGCGGTCGTCGGTCACCCATTCCGGTTTTACGCTGGTCGACGACGTGGTCTGGCTGGTCGGTGGGCGTATTGGCAGCAACCCCGGGCCTGTTACGGATCTGGTGTGGAAGTATCACATTACTGAGGCTCGATGGGAAGCGGGGCCTGCCCTGCCCCAACCCACGGGCGGCGGCGGCCTGGCACGGGTCGGCAATGAACTGCACTACATCGGCGGGTTTGACGCTTCGGCGCTTTGCGATGTGTCCTACCACTTTGTTTTCGATCTGACGCGCCCCGAAAAAGGATGGCAGGACCGCACAAGCACCTCACCCCTGCCCAACCCGCGTAACCACTTCGGGACGGTGGTATTGGAAGGAAAGATTTACACCATCGGCGGGCAGAAGGGACACGACAAAGATCCATCCGGCTCTTGCCAGAGCGGCTACGACATCTGGGATGTGCACGTGTACGATCCTGTGACCGATCGGTGGAAAGAACTGGCACCTTTTAAACGAAACGACTCTCACATCGAGACGAGCAGCTTTGCGCTGGACGGCAAGATCTACACCTTCGGAGGCCAACGTTGGGGCTACGAAGTGCACAGCTACGACCCGGCAACCGACCGCTGGAGTACTTTGAAAGAATATGAGATGCCCGAGCGTCTGCTCGATCCGGTAGCACGGGTGATCGGCAATAAGCTTCTGCTGACCATGGGCGGTGCACCCAGCAGCGACCTGCCTACCAGCCGGACCTGGGTACGCGATTTCGAGCGCACACCGGTACGCAAACTAGGATTCGCGCCGGGACAACTGGCCCTTTCGCTGGAAAGCGGTCAAAGCAAATCGGTGACCGCAGTGTTACACAACACCGCTGAAGCCGTCACGTACACCCTGCGCACCGACGCCTGGCCAACGTGGCTTAAGGCGAATCCGACTAAGGGTACTGCACAAGCTTCTGACGAAGCCGTCACCTTTACGGTCGATGCCCAAGGGTTAGCCGCAGGCACCTACACAGTTCCATGCACGGCCGAAGCTTCGGGCTATACGTCTGCCACCCTGACCCTTACCGTAACGGTGAAGCCTGCCACTACTAATCAGGTTCCGGTGGCCGATGCCGGTCCCGACCAAACGGTTTCGGATGCAGACCGCGATGGTGTGGAAGCCGTGACGCTCGACGGATCGGCGTCTTCTGACCCGGACGGGAATCAGACCATCAGCAGTTACAGCTGGCGCGAAGGAGGCCAACAGATTGCCTCTGGCAAAACCGGTACTGTTTCGCTGGCGGTGGGCGTGCACCAGATTACGTTGCTCGTTACCGATCAACAGGGCGCTCAATCGACCGACCAAGTTACCATTGACGTACGGGCGGTGGCACCTGCTCCCCCGCCAACTTCGACAGCCCTCTGGCTGGAGGCCGAGTGTGCTGAGGTGGGCGATGCCTGGCGCATCAAAAGCAGCATAGACGCATCGAACCGGGGCATCGTCACGCGAAAAGGGCGCTACGGCCACTGGCCTTCAGACGAGGCGGCCGATCGGGTGCGCTTCAACTTCAGTGTGAACAGCTCGGGCACCTACCATATTTTCGGTCGGATTCGGGCCATGACCAGCAACCGGAACTCGTTCTGGGTTCGCGTCGACGACGGCGACTGGCGGTTGTGGGAAATGCCAGTTAATAAGGAATACGACTGGTACGAAAAAGACGGCGGCGCGGTGCGCCTCTCGGCCGGTGCTCATACAATTGACATTGGCTACCGGGAACCGAATACCAACCTGGATAAGCTTTACATTTCTACCAGCGACGCAGCGCCGTCGGGTCTGGGTGGAACGGCCCCGGCCTGCGGGACTCCTCCTTCCACCGAAGAGCCGGAGTTGGTCTGGCTGGAAGCCGAATGCGGCGACGTAGGAACACAGTGGCAAACAGGCACTTCGTCGGAGGCGTCGCAGGGGGTCTACCTCTTCTCTTCCACGTACGGTTTTCTGCCCAGCGGACAGGCATCGCGCCGGGTTCGTTTTACCTGGGAGGTCTCGGAAGAAGGCACTTACTATCTGTTTGGCCGGGTTTTGTCGCTCAGTGCCAACCGAAACTCGTTCTGGATTCGGGTCAACGAAGGGCGATGGGAAAAATGGGGACTCCCGCACAACGACGAGTTTCAGTGGGTAGAACAGGGGCGCGTCGCTTTGCAAGCTGGTGAAAACACGCTGGACATCGAATATCGCGAGCCGTATACTTATTTAGACAAGTTGTGTGTTTCGAGTAGTGCTGCTACACCGACCGGTTTGGGTCAAGAGGGGGACTGCGCTACCGACGTCGACGTACGGCAGCCCACGTTGCCCCCGGCAACTGCCCAGCCCGGGGTGATGGCAGCTTCGCTGTTTCCAAATCCAGCACAACGTACTACGTCGCTGATCCTGTCTGAACTCCTCCCCGAGGTGCCGGTATCTATCCAGGTGGTTGACGCTCTGGGACGGGTGTGGTTCGTGCAGCAGCTTGTGCCCGAGGGCGATGCGCTGGAGTACGAGTTAGCCACAGAAGCCCTACCCACGGGTCTGTACACGATTCAGATTTCGCAGGGAGAGCAACAGCACCTGCAGAAACTGGTCAAAGAGTAA